One segment of Pempheris klunzingeri isolate RE-2024b chromosome 20, fPemKlu1.hap1, whole genome shotgun sequence DNA contains the following:
- the cybc1 gene encoding cytochrome b-245 chaperone 1 homolog isoform X1: protein MKYYIPVFASVQMGYMMVEEHSPTLLHLKRSPGIRSWSLLVGIASIGLAAAYYSSDSTPWKLFYVTGCLFVAMQNMEEWEEAVFDKTKNLIELKSFSLYTLVLTLWKKGQEKVVLDLTQLCDVSVQEERVRYLGMGYLLMLRLAAGFSYPLTQSATLGGRSDVEEMAALLKRFLGLEELQQRRQREEEAEYGEEEEEEEEEDSLDNSSVSDDEADEL from the exons ATGAAGTACTACATTCCTGTTTTTGCCTCCGTTCAGATGGGATACATGATGGTAGAGGAGCACAGCCCCACCCTGCTCCACCTGAAAAGATCCCCGGGCATTCGTTCCTGGTCTCTTCTTGTCG gtaTAGCATCTATTGGGCTAGCAGCTGCATACTACagctcag ACAGCACCCCGTGGAAGCTTTTCTACGTGACCGGCTGTCTGTTTGTTGCCATGCAGAACATGGAGGAATGGGAGGAGGCTGTGTTCGACAAAACCAAGAACCTGATTGAGCTCAAGAGCTTTAGCTTGTATACTTTAGTCCTGACGTTATGGAAGAAGGGGCAAGAGAAAG ttgtgttggatctgacaCAGCTGTGTGACGTCAGCGTCCAGGAAGAGAGGGTTCGCTATTTAGGGATGGGCTACCTGCTGATGCTGCGGCTGGCTGCAGGCTTCTCCTACCCCCTGACTCAGAGCGCCACACTGGGGGGACGCAG TGATGTGGAGGAGATGGCTGCACTGCTGAAGCGCTTCCTGGGGCTGGAGGAACTGCAGCAACGCAGGCAGCGGGAAGAAGAGGCAGAatatggagaggaggaggaggaggaggaggaggaagattcTTTGGACAACAGCAGTGTTTCCGATGATGAAGCAGACGAACTCTGA
- the cybc1 gene encoding cytochrome b-245 chaperone 1 homolog isoform X2, whose product MGYMMVEEHSPTLLHLKRSPGIRSWSLLVGIASIGLAAAYYSSDSTPWKLFYVTGCLFVAMQNMEEWEEAVFDKTKNLIELKSFSLYTLVLTLWKKGQEKVVLDLTQLCDVSVQEERVRYLGMGYLLMLRLAAGFSYPLTQSATLGGRSDVEEMAALLKRFLGLEELQQRRQREEEAEYGEEEEEEEEEDSLDNSSVSDDEADEL is encoded by the exons ATGGGATACATGATGGTAGAGGAGCACAGCCCCACCCTGCTCCACCTGAAAAGATCCCCGGGCATTCGTTCCTGGTCTCTTCTTGTCG gtaTAGCATCTATTGGGCTAGCAGCTGCATACTACagctcag ACAGCACCCCGTGGAAGCTTTTCTACGTGACCGGCTGTCTGTTTGTTGCCATGCAGAACATGGAGGAATGGGAGGAGGCTGTGTTCGACAAAACCAAGAACCTGATTGAGCTCAAGAGCTTTAGCTTGTATACTTTAGTCCTGACGTTATGGAAGAAGGGGCAAGAGAAAG ttgtgttggatctgacaCAGCTGTGTGACGTCAGCGTCCAGGAAGAGAGGGTTCGCTATTTAGGGATGGGCTACCTGCTGATGCTGCGGCTGGCTGCAGGCTTCTCCTACCCCCTGACTCAGAGCGCCACACTGGGGGGACGCAG TGATGTGGAGGAGATGGCTGCACTGCTGAAGCGCTTCCTGGGGCTGGAGGAACTGCAGCAACGCAGGCAGCGGGAAGAAGAGGCAGAatatggagaggaggaggaggaggaggaggaggaagattcTTTGGACAACAGCAGTGTTTCCGATGATGAAGCAGACGAACTCTGA